A window of the Anaerolineae bacterium genome harbors these coding sequences:
- a CDS encoding NAD(P)/FAD-dependent oxidoreductase — MQVAIIGAGAAGLAAAWDLARAGHRVTVYEGGAEVGGLAAGFRDPAWEWSLEKFYHHWFETDTDILTLIAEIGQADKVLFPWPTTSIWTENGIFPADKPRLGSALLSRVINVLAMPGLSLLDRLRFGVVGFLLTKYAGGVALERYTADAWLRRWVGRRAYEVMWRPLLIGKFGALYDRVNMAWMWARLYKRTARLGTYRGGFQAMLEDLAAAVQGAGAEIRLSTPVETIRPAPEGGLDVSVNGSAARYDRVLVTAGPGLLLRLAPDLPEAYAAQVRALRSLGAVVVILALDRQLMTDGTYWLNLPANSPDKEANPFPFLALVEHTNYVPPEHFGGDHIVYLGDYVPADHEYFRLDEDALAERFIPALTKVNPAFRPAWIRRRWVFRAPYAQPVPFVNHSRHIPPIRTPLDGLYWASMSQVYPWDRGTNYAVEIGRRAARLLAE; from the coding sequence TTGCAGGTGGCGATCATCGGGGCGGGGGCAGCCGGGCTGGCTGCCGCCTGGGACCTGGCCCGCGCCGGGCACCGCGTCACCGTCTACGAAGGCGGCGCGGAAGTCGGCGGGCTGGCCGCGGGGTTCCGGGACCCGGCCTGGGAGTGGTCGCTGGAAAAGTTCTACCATCACTGGTTTGAGACCGATACCGATATCCTGACTCTGATCGCCGAGATCGGTCAGGCGGACAAAGTGCTCTTCCCCTGGCCGACAACCAGCATCTGGACGGAGAACGGCATCTTCCCGGCGGATAAGCCCCGCCTGGGGAGCGCCCTGCTTTCGCGGGTGATCAATGTGCTGGCCATGCCGGGGCTGTCGCTGCTGGACAGGCTGCGCTTTGGCGTGGTGGGCTTTCTGCTGACCAAATATGCTGGCGGGGTGGCGCTGGAGCGTTACACTGCCGACGCCTGGCTGCGCCGCTGGGTGGGTCGCCGGGCCTACGAGGTCATGTGGCGCCCGCTGCTGATCGGCAAGTTCGGCGCGCTCTATGACCGGGTCAATATGGCCTGGATGTGGGCGCGACTCTACAAGCGTACGGCGCGGCTGGGTACGTACCGGGGCGGCTTCCAGGCCATGCTGGAAGACCTGGCAGCGGCGGTGCAGGGCGCCGGTGCGGAGATCCGGCTCAGCACACCGGTCGAAACGATCCGGCCCGCGCCTGAGGGCGGGCTGGATGTCTCTGTGAACGGTTCGGCGGCGCGCTATGACCGCGTTCTGGTCACCGCCGGGCCGGGTCTGTTGCTGCGCCTGGCGCCCGATCTGCCGGAAGCATACGCTGCGCAGGTGCGCGCCCTGCGCAGCCTGGGGGCAGTGGTGGTCATTCTGGCGCTGGATCGCCAGCTGATGACCGATGGCACATACTGGCTCAACCTGCCTGCCAATAGCCCGGACAAAGAGGCCAACCCCTTTCCTTTCCTGGCGCTGGTGGAGCACACCAACTATGTCCCACCGGAACACTTCGGCGGCGATCACATTGTGTATCTGGGCGATTACGTCCCCGCTGATCACGAATACTTCCGCCTGGACGAGGACGCGCTGGCGGAACGTTTCATCCCGGCGCTGACAAAGGTCAACCCGGCTTTCCGGCCGGCCTGGATCCGGCGACGCTGGGTGTTCCGTGCGCCATACGCCCAGCCTGTGCCGTTTGTCAACCATTCGCGTCACATTCCGCCGATCAGAACACCGCTGGACGGGCTATACTGGGCGAGTATGAGCCAGGTGTATCCCTGGGATCGCGGCACCAATTACGCTGTGGAGATCGGGCGGCGCGCCGCCCGCCTGCTGGCTGAATAA
- a CDS encoding SagB/ThcOx family dehydrogenase codes for MSIGREFMLKTRYAQMGPSDQSQGVPQPPLEKPVPLGATRLPLPEAAAAAPAPLSFLDLVTRRQTLRRYAPTPLSLAELAYLLWCTQGVKKVTPTNTRRTVPSAGARHAFETIVLANRVEGLAAGLYRYGALAHDLIVLGAPADIAAQVMAACLDQQQVVDSAVTFIWVADVYRMQWRYGERGYRYLHLDAGHVCQNLYLAAESIGCGVCAMAAFDDERLNNLLGLDGETEFVIYLASVGRREDT; via the coding sequence ATGAGCATTGGACGCGAGTTTATGCTGAAGACCCGCTACGCGCAGATGGGGCCATCCGACCAGTCACAGGGCGTGCCCCAACCACCGCTGGAAAAGCCCGTCCCGCTGGGTGCGACACGGCTGCCCCTGCCGGAAGCAGCGGCTGCTGCGCCTGCGCCGCTATCCTTCCTGGACCTGGTGACGCGCCGCCAGACCCTGCGCCGCTACGCGCCGACACCGCTAAGTCTGGCCGAACTGGCCTACCTGCTGTGGTGCACACAGGGCGTCAAGAAGGTCACCCCGACCAACACGCGGCGCACCGTACCTTCTGCAGGCGCACGTCATGCCTTTGAGACAATCGTGCTGGCCAACCGTGTCGAAGGACTGGCGGCGGGCCTGTACCGTTACGGCGCCCTGGCCCACGATCTGATTGTCCTTGGCGCCCCGGCGGATATCGCCGCGCAGGTCATGGCCGCCTGCCTGGATCAGCAACAGGTTGTCGATAGCGCAGTCACCTTCATCTGGGTGGCGGATGTCTACCGGATGCAGTGGCGTTATGGCGAGCGCGGTTACCGCTACCTGCACCTGGATGCCGGGCATGTCTGCCAGAACCTCTACCTGGCGGCGGAGTCGATCGGCTGCGGCGTGTGCGCGATGGCCGCCTTTGACGACGAGCGCCTCAACAACCTGCTGGGCCTGGATGGCGAAACCGAATTTGTCATCTACCTGGCGTCAGTGGGCCGGCGGGAGGATACCTGA
- a CDS encoding UDP-glucose/GDP-mannose dehydrogenase family protein — protein MKNIAVIGVGYVGLVTAAAFADLGNRVVALDINEEKIARLKQGIMPIYEPGLQEMVARNVRADRLSFTTAYDEALREAEFVFICVGTPEGVDGEADLQYVRMAAESIARTMDHPLIVINKSTVPVGTGDWVADIIRETQPRPIQFAVVSCPEFLREGSAINDFMNPDRTVLGSEDRSAADAVAQLHLPLRAPIVVTDLRTAEMIKYASNAFLATKISFINEIANICESLGADVTEVARGMGFDKRIGSQFLNAGLGYGGSCFPKDVKALKHMAQVRGKHPQLLDAVIQINDFQRKAAVIKVRELLGGSVQGKTIGLLGLAFKPGTDDMREAPSLTIAEMLRNEGATVRGYDPVSMENVARTHPWIELKGNAYELVEGCDAVIVVTEWNEFKQLDMERVRHLMAAPNLVDGRNIYDPATMRQYGFNYRAIGRGYNGEGVTNGG, from the coding sequence ATGAAGAATATCGCGGTTATCGGAGTAGGGTATGTCGGCCTGGTCACAGCGGCAGCCTTTGCCGATCTGGGCAACCGCGTGGTTGCCCTGGACATCAACGAGGAGAAGATCGCCCGTCTTAAGCAGGGCATCATGCCCATTTACGAGCCGGGCCTGCAGGAGATGGTGGCGCGTAACGTCCGCGCGGACCGCCTGTCCTTCACGACGGCCTATGACGAGGCGCTCAGAGAAGCAGAGTTCGTCTTTATCTGTGTGGGGACGCCGGAAGGCGTCGATGGCGAGGCCGACCTGCAGTACGTGCGTATGGCCGCCGAATCGATCGCCCGCACCATGGATCATCCGCTGATCGTCATCAACAAGAGCACCGTGCCGGTTGGCACGGGCGACTGGGTGGCCGACATCATCCGGGAAACCCAGCCGCGTCCGATCCAATTCGCTGTGGTGAGCTGCCCCGAATTCCTGCGGGAAGGCTCCGCTATTAACGACTTCATGAATCCGGACCGCACCGTACTTGGCTCCGAGGATCGCTCGGCGGCGGACGCGGTGGCGCAATTACACCTGCCGCTGCGCGCCCCGATCGTGGTCACCGATCTGCGCACGGCAGAGATGATCAAGTACGCTTCCAACGCCTTCCTGGCGACCAAGATCAGCTTCATCAACGAGATCGCCAACATCTGCGAAAGTCTGGGCGCGGACGTGACCGAAGTTGCCCGCGGTATGGGCTTTGACAAGCGCATCGGCAGCCAGTTCCTGAACGCCGGGCTGGGCTATGGCGGCTCCTGCTTCCCCAAGGATGTCAAGGCGCTCAAGCACATGGCTCAGGTGCGCGGCAAGCACCCGCAACTGCTGGACGCGGTGATCCAGATCAATGACTTCCAGCGCAAGGCCGCGGTGATCAAGGTGCGCGAACTGCTCGGCGGCAGCGTCCAGGGCAAGACGATCGGCCTGCTGGGGCTGGCCTTCAAGCCCGGCACCGACGATATGCGCGAGGCGCCTTCCCTGACCATTGCCGAGATGCTGCGGAACGAGGGCGCTACCGTGCGCGGCTATGACCCGGTCTCGATGGAGAACGTGGCCCGCACCCACCCCTGGATCGAGTTGAAAGGCAACGCCTATGAACTCGTGGAGGGATGCGACGCGGTGATCGTCGTCACTGAGTGGAACGAGTTCAAGCAACTGGACATGGAGCGGGTACGCCACCTGATGGCCGCGCCGAATCTGGTGGATGGCCGCAATATTTACGATCCGGCTACCATGCGCCAGTACGGCTTCAACTACCGGGCCATCGGGCGCGGCTACAACGGCGAAGGCGTCACCAACGGCGGCTGA
- the msrB gene encoding peptide-methionine (R)-S-oxide reductase MsrB, whose product MAARITKSEDQWRAELTPEQYRILRQKGTERPFSGEYVHAKADGTYVCAGCGQPLFRSETKYDSGSGWPSFWDVIDQGNVELHLDTSYGMRRTEVTCSRCGGHLGHLFDDGPQETTGLRYCINSASLRLKPDGDQS is encoded by the coding sequence ATGGCAGCCAGAATCACCAAATCCGAAGATCAATGGCGGGCTGAGTTGACCCCGGAACAGTACCGCATCCTGCGCCAGAAGGGCACAGAGCGCCCTTTCAGCGGCGAATACGTGCACGCCAAAGCGGATGGGACGTATGTCTGCGCCGGGTGCGGCCAGCCGCTATTCCGTTCTGAAACTAAGTATGATTCCGGGTCCGGCTGGCCGAGCTTCTGGGATGTGATTGACCAGGGCAACGTTGAGCTGCATCTCGATACCAGCTACGGGATGCGCCGCACCGAGGTGACATGCAGCCGCTGCGGCGGGCACCTGGGCCATCTCTTTGACGACGGCCCGCAGGAAACCACCGGTCTGCGCTACTGCATCAATTCGGCATCGCTGCGGCTCAAGCCGGACGGCGACCAGAGCTAA
- the acpS gene encoding holo-ACP synthase, producing the protein MLRVGLDLISIARVARARARFGERFDQRFFTPEELAICEGDLRRLAARIAAKEAAAKALGCGIGDVRWIDLEITRDERQRPLLRLHGQAATLAEALGLNGWEVSLTHEGDTAGAVVVMLG; encoded by the coding sequence ATGCTGCGGGTTGGGCTGGATCTCATCTCTATCGCGCGCGTAGCCCGCGCCCGCGCCCGTTTCGGCGAGCGCTTCGACCAGCGTTTTTTCACGCCAGAGGAACTGGCCATCTGCGAGGGTGACCTGCGCCGGCTGGCGGCGCGCATCGCCGCCAAAGAAGCGGCAGCCAAGGCGCTGGGCTGCGGGATCGGGGATGTGCGCTGGATCGACCTGGAGATTACGCGCGACGAGCGCCAGCGGCCGCTGTTGCGCCTGCACGGCCAGGCGGCGACCCTGGCAGAGGCGCTGGGCCTGAATGGCTGGGAAGTCAGCCTGACCCATGAAGGGGACACCGCCGGCGCGGTAGTGGTCATGCTGGGCTGA
- a CDS encoding toll/interleukin-1 receptor domain-containing protein: MPDFADEYDDPEPIEAYCVRCRDTVEMEDPRPVWTRRGAPGTRGVCPVCGTTIFRMGRTDAHASLRQPAPVRAAVADGPAARQSRPVRAVATTYIAHADVDAPLAHRLSSDLNNLGVATWLPRATNGDIAWASGVHPALEDCTQLLVILSAATLNSVPARQAWEYFRQHKKRIIVAQVGNIPVPDALRRAPRIDFSGEYRPALRQLVQALGEV, translated from the coding sequence ATGCCCGACTTTGCCGACGAATACGACGACCCGGAACCCATTGAAGCCTATTGCGTCCGCTGCCGGGATACGGTCGAGATGGAAGACCCCCGGCCTGTCTGGACGCGCCGGGGTGCTCCTGGCACGCGCGGGGTTTGCCCGGTGTGCGGTACGACCATCTTCCGCATGGGGCGCACTGACGCTCACGCCAGCCTCCGGCAGCCAGCTCCTGTCCGCGCTGCTGTCGCGGATGGCCCTGCCGCGCGGCAGAGCCGCCCCGTCCGCGCTGTGGCGACCACCTACATCGCCCATGCTGACGTTGACGCCCCGCTGGCCCATCGGCTCTCCAGTGACCTCAACAACCTGGGTGTGGCCACCTGGCTGCCCCGCGCCACCAACGGCGATATTGCCTGGGCCAGCGGCGTACATCCCGCGCTGGAGGATTGCACGCAGTTGCTGGTGATCCTGTCGGCGGCGACGCTTAACTCTGTCCCTGCCCGCCAGGCCTGGGAATACTTCCGCCAGCATAAAAAGCGCATCATCGTTGCACAGGTCGGGAACATCCCCGTACCGGACGCCCTGCGCCGCGCCCCGCGCATCGACTTCAGTGGCGAATACCGGCCCGCCCTGCGCCAGCTTGTCCAGGCGCTGGGGGAAGTCTGA
- the rpsI gene encoding 30S ribosomal protein S9 — protein MSTQYYEGVGRRKRATARVRIYPGGSGNILINDKAAEEFLTRENDVNRVLEPLRATGMEKALNVTVHVRGGGITGQADAICLGMARALIKLNPELRSVLRAEGDLLTRDPRIKERKKPGLKRARKAPTYTKR, from the coding sequence ATGTCAACACAGTATTATGAAGGCGTTGGCCGTCGCAAGAGAGCGACCGCACGGGTGCGCATTTATCCGGGTGGCAGTGGCAACATCCTGATTAACGACAAGGCGGCGGAAGAGTTCCTGACCCGCGAGAACGATGTCAATCGCGTGCTGGAGCCGCTGCGGGCGACCGGCATGGAAAAGGCCCTCAACGTCACCGTGCATGTGCGCGGCGGCGGCATCACCGGCCAGGCGGACGCCATCTGCCTGGGTATGGCCCGCGCGCTGATCAAGCTTAACCCGGAACTGCGCAGTGTCCTGCGCGCCGAAGGCGACCTGCTGACTCGCGATCCGCGCATCAAGGAACGCAAGAAGCCCGGTCTCAAGCGCGCTCGCAAGGCCCCGACCTACACCAAGCGTTAG
- the rplM gene encoding 50S ribosomal protein L13: MRINTYVTKPAEIQRDWWVVDAKGLTLGRLASQIAVILKGKHKPQYAPNVDAGDYVIVINADRIHVTGKKLTDKMYYRHSMYPGGFKETTLRVMLQKHPERVIQLAVRGMLPKNALGRQMLSKLKVYAGETHPHQAQQPKKLEL, encoded by the coding sequence ATGCGTATCAACACCTATGTCACCAAACCCGCCGAGATTCAACGCGACTGGTGGGTGGTGGACGCCAAAGGTCTCACGCTTGGGCGTCTCGCCTCGCAGATCGCGGTGATCTTGAAGGGCAAGCACAAGCCCCAGTACGCCCCTAATGTGGATGCCGGGGACTATGTGATTGTCATCAATGCCGACCGTATTCATGTTACCGGCAAGAAGCTGACCGACAAGATGTACTATCGTCATTCGATGTACCCCGGCGGCTTCAAGGAAACAACGCTGCGGGTCATGCTCCAGAAGCACCCGGAGCGCGTCATCCAGCTGGCCGTGCGGGGCATGCTGCCCAAGAACGCGCTCGGTCGGCAGATGCTCAGCAAGCTCAAGGTTTACGCGGGCGAGACACACCCGCACCAGGCGCAGCAGCCCAAGAAGCTGGAACTGTAA
- the truA gene encoding tRNA pseudouridine(38-40) synthase TruA: MPRFRATLAYDGSAYRGFQRQAGATPTIQAALEEALQRLNGRPVTVIGAGRTDAGVHASGQVIAFDVDWRHEPDALLRALNAQLPTDIALQTIAVAPPGFHPRFSARRRTYVYRFYRRRIRQPLWDRYAWQIVVPLDGAAMQAAAAMLIGEHDFATFGQPPGEDDPDVVGHTRRQVMRSELDWADGALSSYTITANAFLQRMVRSIVGTLVEVGRGAMSLEAFAAALAAADRSRAGPTAPPHGLTLVSVEY; encoded by the coding sequence ATGCCGCGCTTCCGGGCAACCCTGGCCTACGATGGCAGCGCCTACCGTGGCTTTCAACGCCAGGCTGGCGCGACGCCCACCATCCAGGCCGCCCTGGAAGAGGCGCTGCAACGCCTCAACGGAAGGCCGGTCACGGTTATCGGCGCTGGCCGAACCGACGCCGGGGTCCACGCCAGCGGGCAGGTGATCGCCTTCGATGTGGACTGGCGGCATGAGCCTGACGCCCTCCTCCGGGCGCTCAACGCTCAATTACCAACTGATATCGCGCTGCAGACGATCGCCGTCGCTCCGCCGGGGTTTCATCCCCGCTTCAGCGCCAGGCGGCGGACGTACGTCTACCGCTTCTACCGGCGGCGGATCCGCCAGCCGCTGTGGGATCGTTACGCCTGGCAGATCGTCGTCCCGCTGGATGGCGCGGCCATGCAGGCTGCGGCGGCCATGCTGATCGGCGAGCATGACTTCGCCACCTTCGGCCAGCCGCCCGGCGAGGATGATCCCGACGTGGTGGGCCATACCCGCCGCCAGGTGATGCGGTCTGAGCTGGACTGGGCCGATGGCGCGCTGAGCAGCTACACCATCACCGCCAATGCTTTCTTGCAGCGGATGGTGCGCAGTATCGTCGGCACGCTGGTCGAAGTCGGGCGCGGCGCGATGTCCCTGGAGGCGTTTGCCGCGGCGCTGGCGGCAGCCGACCGTAGCCGGGCAGGGCCAACCGCCCCGCCGCATGGCTTGACTCTGGTCAGTGTGGAGTATTGA
- the rplQ gene encoding 50S ribosomal protein L17: MRHRIAGKKLNRNKDQRKSLRRNLMNELIRHERIQTTRAKAEAIQGEAEKLITLAKRGLAHEQPERGVHARRIALARLNNRDSVQKLFDVLAPRYENRPGGYTRTLKVGLRNGDRAEMVLIELVDRPEE, from the coding sequence ATGCGACACCGTATTGCAGGCAAGAAGCTGAACCGCAACAAGGATCAACGCAAGTCCCTGCGGCGGAACCTGATGAACGAGCTGATCCGCCACGAGCGGATCCAGACCACCCGTGCCAAGGCGGAAGCCATCCAGGGTGAGGCGGAGAAGTTGATCACCCTGGCCAAGCGTGGGTTGGCTCATGAACAGCCGGAGCGCGGGGTGCATGCCCGGCGTATCGCCCTGGCCCGCCTGAACAACCGCGACTCCGTGCAGAAGCTGTTTGACGTGCTGGCGCCCCGCTACGAGAACCGCCCCGGCGGGTACACGCGGACGCTCAAGGTGGGGCTCCGCAATGGCGACCGCGCCGAGATGGTGCTGATCGAGCTGGTGGATCGGCCAGAAGAGTAA
- a CDS encoding DNA-directed RNA polymerase subunit alpha translates to MVLPKIEADANTQKYGRFIISPLESGYGITVGNALRRVLLASLPGAAITSVRVTDVAHEFSAVPGLREDMTQIILHLKQVRLKMYDVDTAHLTLEVRGSGVVTAADIVCPPEVEIINPDLYLFTADGEDTNLDFEFTASTGRGYSPVENRERLAIGELPVDAIFSPIRRVNYEVEQARVGQHTNYDRLILEIWTDGTIRPDEAMSEAAKILINQLRAIAGVSAETFLEMEPVEEPEESVRHETYDLPIETLDLSVRVFNSLKRTGITTVGEVLEMLERGQDAMLAIRNFGEKSLSELKQKLKEKGYPVDETEEA, encoded by the coding sequence ATGGTGCTGCCGAAGATCGAAGCTGACGCCAATACCCAGAAGTATGGGCGGTTCATCATCAGCCCGCTGGAGAGTGGGTATGGCATCACCGTGGGGAACGCCCTGCGGCGGGTGCTGCTGGCCTCGCTGCCCGGCGCGGCCATCACGTCCGTGCGCGTGACCGATGTCGCCCATGAGTTTTCCGCTGTGCCCGGCCTGCGGGAGGATATGACCCAGATCATCCTCCATCTCAAGCAGGTCCGGCTGAAGATGTACGACGTCGATACCGCCCACCTGACCCTGGAAGTGCGCGGCTCTGGCGTGGTCACGGCGGCGGATATCGTCTGCCCGCCGGAGGTTGAGATCATCAACCCCGACCTGTACCTGTTCACCGCCGACGGCGAGGATACCAACCTCGACTTCGAGTTCACCGCCAGCACCGGGCGCGGCTACAGCCCCGTGGAAAACCGCGAGCGCCTGGCCATCGGCGAACTGCCGGTTGATGCTATCTTCAGCCCGATCCGGCGCGTGAACTACGAGGTCGAGCAGGCCCGCGTTGGCCAGCACACCAACTACGACCGGCTCATCCTGGAAATCTGGACGGATGGCACCATCCGCCCGGACGAGGCCATGAGCGAGGCCGCCAAGATTCTGATCAACCAGCTGCGGGCCATCGCCGGCGTCAGCGCGGAAACCTTCCTGGAGATGGAGCCGGTTGAGGAGCCGGAGGAAAGCGTCCGGCACGAAACGTACGACCTGCCGATCGAGACCCTGGACCTCAGCGTGCGCGTCTTTAATTCGCTCAAGCGTACCGGCATCACCACCGTCGGTGAGGTGCTGGAGATGCTGGAGCGCGGCCAGGACGCTATGCTGGCCATCCGCAACTTTGGCGAAAAATCGCTTTCCGAACTGAAGCAGAAGCTCAAGGAAAAGGGCTACCCGGTCGACGAGACCGAGGAAGCCTAG
- the rpsD gene encoding 30S ribosomal protein S4 has translation MAHFGGPVCKLCRREGEKLFLKGSRCLSPKCSFERRAYPPGQHGRDAQFRRGRASDYHRQLREKQKARRIYGVLERQFRRYFREAQRRPGLTGSNLLSILESRLDNVVYRLGFAESRAHARQLVGHGHFTVNGRRTNIPSLIVGPNDVVAVREGSRKRQYFRDLRSALENRPPVPEWLALNTTELSGSVLRRPERSDIDLTINDQLIVEYYSR, from the coding sequence ATGGCACACTTTGGTGGCCCCGTTTGTAAACTCTGCCGTCGAGAAGGGGAAAAGCTTTTCCTGAAAGGCTCCCGCTGCCTTTCACCGAAATGCTCCTTCGAACGGCGTGCTTATCCCCCCGGCCAGCATGGCCGTGATGCTCAGTTCCGGCGCGGACGCGCTTCGGACTATCATCGCCAGTTGCGCGAAAAGCAGAAGGCCCGTCGGATTTACGGCGTGCTGGAGCGCCAGTTCCGCCGTTACTTCCGGGAAGCGCAGCGTCGCCCCGGCCTGACCGGCTCCAACCTGCTTTCCATCCTGGAATCGCGCCTGGATAACGTGGTTTACCGCCTCGGCTTCGCTGAATCGCGCGCCCATGCCCGCCAGCTGGTTGGTCACGGGCACTTCACCGTCAATGGCCGGCGGACGAATATCCCGTCCCTGATTGTTGGCCCCAACGACGTGGTGGCTGTGCGCGAGGGCAGCCGCAAGCGGCAGTATTTCCGTGACCTGCGCAGCGCCCTGGAAAACCGCCCGCCCGTCCCGGAGTGGCTGGCCCTCAACACGACCGAGTTGAGTGGTTCCGTTTTGCGCCGTCCGGAACGCAGCGACATCGATCTGACAATCAACGACCAGTTGATTGTGGAGTACTACTCGCGCTAA
- the rpsK gene encoding 30S ribosomal protein S11, whose translation MGRTRKAAAPRRGAQRKVKKNIPYGQAHIHATFNNTIVSLTDQQGNVISWASAGTSGFKGSRKSTPYAARLAAQQASATAQEHGMQEVDIVVKGPGPGREAAIRAIQASGLKVRSITDVTPVAHNGCRPPKKRRV comes from the coding sequence ATGGGACGTACCAGAAAGGCGGCGGCTCCGCGCCGCGGGGCACAGCGTAAGGTCAAAAAGAATATCCCTTACGGCCAGGCCCATATCCATGCCACCTTCAACAACACCATCGTGAGCCTGACCGATCAGCAGGGCAACGTGATCTCGTGGGCCAGCGCCGGTACCTCCGGCTTCAAAGGTTCCCGCAAGAGCACGCCCTACGCGGCGCGTCTGGCGGCGCAGCAGGCCAGCGCCACCGCCCAGGAGCACGGGATGCAGGAGGTGGATATTGTAGTCAAAGGCCCCGGCCCCGGTCGTGAAGCGGCCATCCGCGCGATCCAGGCCAGCGGCCTCAAGGTTCGCTCGATCACGGATGTGACCCCGGTCGCGCACAACGGGTGCCGGCCGCCCAAGAAGCGCCGCGTCTAG
- the rpsM gene encoding 30S ribosomal protein S13 translates to MRVQGVDLPRDKRIIISLQYLYGIGPTRAKQIIEATGVNPDTRTKDLTEAEASALRQELSKYQIEADLRREVQMNIKRLQEIGCYRGTRHRLHLPVRGQRTRTNSRTRKGPKKTVAGRGRRRGMKKK, encoded by the coding sequence ATGCGTGTTCAAGGTGTAGATTTGCCCCGCGACAAGCGGATCATCATCAGTCTGCAGTACCTGTACGGCATTGGCCCGACGCGAGCGAAGCAGATCATCGAAGCGACGGGCGTCAACCCGGACACCCGGACCAAAGACCTGACCGAAGCCGAAGCCTCCGCGCTGCGCCAGGAGCTGAGCAAGTATCAGATCGAAGCGGACCTGCGCCGCGAAGTGCAGATGAACATCAAGCGTCTGCAGGAAATCGGTTGCTACCGGGGCACGCGGCATCGCCTGCATCTGCCCGTCCGCGGCCAGCGGACCCGCACCAACTCCCGGACGCGCAAAGGCCCCAAGAAGACGGTGGCCGGGCGCGGGCGTCGGCGCGGCATGAAGAAGAAGTAA
- the rpmJ gene encoding 50S ribosomal protein L36 has product MKVTTSVKRRCPKCKIIKRHGRVMVICQNPKHKQRQG; this is encoded by the coding sequence ATGAAAGTCACAACGTCGGTAAAGCGGCGCTGTCCCAAATGCAAGATCATCAAGCGCCATGGCAGAGTCATGGTGATTTGCCAGAATCCCAAGCATAAGCAGCGTCAGGGTTAA
- the map gene encoding type I methionyl aminopeptidase yields MAIHLKTPEELEIMREAGRINARAHAAMREAIRPGVSTAELDAIAARVITEAGGKPAFLGYPPGSPHPYPATINASINHELVHGIPRPDRILQEGDIISLDCGTIYNGFVADSAWTYAVGEVSPAVRRLLEVTEQALWIGIEASQAGRDSSEISKAIQRYVEGQGYSVVREYTGHGVGRQMHEEPQIPNWWPRRAAAYGWRSVILKPGMTFALEPMVNAGRPETRVLDDHWTVVTRDGSLCAHFEHTIAVTENGPIVLTAP; encoded by the coding sequence ATGGCCATCCACCTGAAGACCCCTGAGGAGCTGGAGATCATGCGCGAAGCCGGGCGTATCAATGCCCGCGCGCATGCTGCCATGCGGGAAGCCATCCGTCCGGGGGTCAGCACGGCGGAACTGGACGCCATCGCCGCCAGAGTGATCACCGAGGCGGGGGGCAAGCCGGCCTTCCTGGGTTACCCGCCGGGCAGCCCACACCCGTACCCGGCCACAATCAACGCCAGCATCAACCACGAACTGGTGCATGGCATCCCGCGGCCAGACCGTATCCTGCAGGAAGGCGATATCATCAGCCTGGACTGCGGTACGATCTACAACGGCTTTGTGGCCGATTCCGCCTGGACCTACGCCGTGGGCGAGGTCAGCCCTGCTGTGCGGCGGTTGCTGGAAGTCACGGAACAGGCGCTGTGGATCGGCATCGAGGCCAGCCAGGCGGGCCGCGATTCCAGCGAAATCTCCAAGGCCATCCAGCGGTATGTGGAAGGGCAGGGCTACAGCGTGGTGCGGGAATACACCGGGCACGGCGTGGGGCGGCAGATGCACGAGGAGCCGCAGATCCCCAACTGGTGGCCGCGTCGGGCGGCGGCTTACGGCTGGCGCAGCGTGATCCTCAAGCCGGGGATGACCTTCGCGCTGGAGCCGATGGTCAACGCGGGGCGCCCGGAAACCCGCGTCCTGGACGACCACTGGACGGTGGTCACCCGCGATGGCTCGTTGTGTGCGCACTTCGAGCATACGATAGCAGTGACAGAAAACGGACCGATTGTCCTGACAGCCCCCTAG